One part of the Ailuropoda melanoleuca isolate Jingjing chromosome 6, ASM200744v2, whole genome shotgun sequence genome encodes these proteins:
- the LOC100467816 gene encoding LOW QUALITY PROTEIN: heterogeneous nuclear ribonucleoprotein A1-like (The sequence of the model RefSeq protein was modified relative to this genomic sequence to represent the inferred CDS: deleted 1 base in 1 codon; substituted 1 base at 1 genomic stop codon) encodes MELKSTVHCDCCDRAKRNKGVWAEELLSALGHHRVSIIKVPAPTAVLSKSEPPKEPEQLQKIFTGGLSFETTNEGLRSHFEQWGILTDSVVMRRPNTKHSRSFGFITYATAEEVEAAMNARPHKLDGIVAESKRAVSREYSQRPVAHLTMKKIFVDGVKEDTEEHHLRDYFEQHGKIEVIEIMTDRGTGRKRGFAFVMFDDHDSVDRLSFKNPIRPHVVNGHNGEGRQALSKQEMASASSSQGGQSRSGNSSGSCESGFGGNDNFGHGGNFSRQGGFGGSRGGGGYGGSGDGYGFGNDGSNFGGGGSCNDSGNCNSKFSNFGPMKGGNFGGRSSGPYGGGGQYFAKPXIQAGYGGSSSSNSYSCGRTF; translated from the exons AATTGCTTTCTGCCCTTGGACACCACCGAGTAAGTATCATTAAAGTCCCTGCCCCCACCGCTGTCCTGTCTAAGTCAGAGCCTCCCAAAGAGCCTGAACAGCTGCAGAAGATCTTCACTGGGGGTTTGAGCTTTGAAACAACCAATGAGGGTCTGAGGAGCCATTTTGAGCAATGGGGAATACTCACAGACAGTGTGGTAATGAGACGTCCAAACACCAAACATTCCAGATCCTTTGGGTTTATCACGTATGCCACTGCGGAGGAGGTGGAGGCAGCCATGAACGCAAGGCCACACAAGCTGGATGGAATTGTTGCGGAATCAAAGAGGGCTGTCTCAAGAGAATATTCTCAAAGACCTGTTGCCCACTTAACtatgaaaaagatttttgttgATGGCGTTAAAGAAGACACTGAAGAACATCATCTAAGAGATTATTTTGAACAGCATGGGAAAATTGAAGTGATTGAGATCATGACTGACCGAGGCACTGGGAGAAAGAGAGGCTTTGCTTTTGTAATGTTTGATGACCATGACTCTGTAGACAGATTGTCCTTTAAAAATCCCATACGGCCACATGTGGTGAATGGCCACAACGGTGAAGGAAGGCAAGCCCTATCTAAGCAAGAAATGGCTAGTGCTTCATCCAGTCAAGGAGGTCAAAGTCGTTCTGGAAACTCTAGTGGCAGTTGTGAAAGTGGTTTTGGTGGGAATGACAACTTTGGTCATGGAGGGAACTTCAGCAGACAAGGAGGCTTTGGTGGCAGTCGAGGTGGTGGTGGATATGGTGGCAGCGGGGATGGCTATGGATTTGGT AATGATGGAAGCAATTTTGGAGGTGGTGGAAGCTGTAATGATTCTGGCAATTGCAAcagtaaattttcaaattttggaCCCATGAAAGGAGGAAATTTTGGAGGTAGGAGCTCTGGCCCCTATGGTGGTGGAGGCCAATACTTTGCCAAACCATGAATCCAAGCTGGCTATGGCGGTTCCAGCAGCAGCAATAGCTACAGCTGTGGCAGGACGTTTTAA